From a region of the Actinomycetota bacterium genome:
- a CDS encoding glycosyltransferase family 4 protein, translating to MRVALVCPYDITVPGGVQAHVTRLAERLKIGGDDVLVVAPARHDPPDDVHAVGGSVGIAFNRSVAPIAYSPLAIRRALAALRGFAPAVVHVHEPAAPLLSLAMCLGARHPLVGTFHAWSDRDRLYRAARPLLRAAIGRLDACIAVSRPARDYHAAALGLPAGSFLEIPNGVEFDRFSAAAADADRAADAPTVLFVGRLERRKGLEQLVRAFIRVKTQRPSARLVVVGEGPERRRCEAIIPERLRSQVTFMGRSRPDDLPSLYAAADVFAAPALGGESFGIVLLEAMAAGTPVVASAIPGYRTLLRDGVEGRLVPPGDVAALAEALDTLLGNPSLREAMSRAGRETAQRYDWPVVARQVRDVYADVIERAGA from the coding sequence ATGAGGGTCGCGCTGGTCTGCCCCTACGACATCACCGTGCCCGGCGGCGTCCAGGCGCACGTGACACGCCTCGCTGAGCGGCTGAAGATCGGCGGCGACGATGTGCTGGTGGTCGCGCCGGCGCGCCACGACCCGCCCGACGACGTCCACGCCGTGGGAGGCTCGGTGGGGATCGCGTTCAACCGGTCGGTGGCGCCGATCGCGTACTCACCGCTGGCGATCCGCCGTGCGCTGGCGGCGCTGCGTGGCTTCGCGCCGGCCGTGGTGCACGTCCACGAGCCTGCTGCGCCGCTGCTGTCGCTGGCGATGTGCCTGGGGGCCCGACACCCGCTCGTCGGGACCTTCCACGCCTGGTCGGACCGCGACCGCCTGTACCGGGCGGCGCGGCCGCTGCTGCGGGCGGCGATCGGGCGCCTCGACGCCTGCATCGCCGTCAGCCGGCCCGCCCGCGACTACCACGCGGCGGCGTTGGGCCTGCCGGCGGGCTCGTTCCTGGAGATCCCCAACGGCGTCGAGTTCGATCGCTTCTCGGCAGCGGCCGCCGACGCCGACCGCGCCGCCGACGCCCCCACCGTGCTGTTCGTCGGACGCCTCGAGCGCCGCAAGGGTCTCGAACAGCTCGTCCGCGCGTTCATCCGCGTCAAGACCCAGCGGCCGTCGGCCCGCCTGGTCGTGGTCGGCGAGGGGCCTGAGCGTCGCCGTTGCGAGGCGATCATCCCCGAGCGGCTGCGGTCGCAGGTCACCTTCATGGGACGCAGCAGGCCCGACGACCTGCCCAGCCTGTACGCCGCCGCTGACGTCTTCGCGGCGCCGGCGCTCGGGGGCGAGTCGTTCGGGATCGTGCTGTTGGAGGCGATGGCCGCCGGAACGCCGGTGGTGGCCAGCGCCATCCCCGGCTACCGGACGCTGTTGCGTGACGGGGTGGAGGGGCGGCTGGTCCCGCCCGGCGACGTCGCGGCACTCGCTGAGGCGCTGGACACCCTCCTGGGCAACCCGTCGTTGCGCGAGGCCATGAGCCGGGCGGGGCGCGAAACGGCTCAGCGCTACGACTGGCCGGTCGTGGCCAGGCAGGTCCGCGACGTCTACGCCGACGTGATCGAGCGCGCCGGCGCATGA
- a CDS encoding phosphatidylinositol mannoside acyltransferase — protein sequence MNDDEPRQRRVAGLEGLPPAPPMSPRKWATYLQYRAVWAAAARLPDALAWRAPDPIGDVWYRLAPRRQRNQVRSNQARAAGRSPRRELDRLVRDAYRSYARYWLDSFRVHTLDPDDVLARTEDVNTRILDEVRSDGRGAILATGHLGSWEIGAFFSTQRDWRLTVVAELLEPRRLFDRFVELRRALGLEVIPLVRGGDAVGRLEQVVRDGGTATLLADRDLTGTGPIVTFFGEPCRMPPGPAALARRTGRPVVPGACFTTPRGWRAVVHEPLDIAHLPVLDGTQQIAQALERLIGLAPEQWHVFVPNWLVDREPDHSLLRGGDDREPPISGEPR from the coding sequence ATGAACGACGACGAACCTCGGCAGCGGCGGGTCGCTGGTCTGGAGGGTCTCCCCCCGGCCCCGCCGATGTCCCCCCGGAAGTGGGCGACCTACCTGCAGTACCGGGCGGTGTGGGCGGCGGCAGCCCGGCTCCCGGACGCGCTCGCGTGGCGGGCCCCCGACCCCATCGGTGACGTGTGGTACCGGCTGGCGCCCCGCCGCCAGCGCAACCAGGTCCGCAGCAACCAGGCTCGCGCCGCAGGGCGCTCGCCCCGGCGGGAGCTGGATCGTCTGGTGCGCGACGCGTACCGCTCCTACGCCCGGTACTGGCTGGATTCCTTCCGGGTGCACACCCTGGACCCCGACGACGTGCTGGCACGCACTGAGGATGTCAACACCCGCATCCTCGACGAGGTCCGCTCGGATGGGCGCGGCGCCATCCTCGCGACCGGGCACCTCGGCTCCTGGGAGATCGGGGCGTTCTTCTCCACGCAGCGTGACTGGCGGTTGACCGTCGTGGCGGAGCTGCTCGAGCCACGCCGGCTGTTCGACCGGTTCGTGGAGCTTCGCCGCGCCCTGGGCCTGGAGGTGATCCCGCTGGTCCGTGGCGGCGACGCGGTGGGCCGCCTCGAGCAGGTGGTCCGCGACGGAGGGACGGCCACGCTCCTGGCCGACCGTGACCTCACCGGCACCGGCCCGATCGTGACGTTCTTCGGGGAGCCCTGCCGGATGCCGCCGGGCCCGGCGGCGCTGGCCCGCCGCACCGGCCGGCCGGTCGTGCCCGGCGCGTGCTTCACGACCCCGCGGGGATGGCGGGCGGTGGTGCACGAACCGCTCGACATCGCCCACCTCCCGGTCCTGGACGGCACCCAACAGATCGCGCAGGCGCTGGAGCGCCTGATCGGGCTCGCTCCCGAGCAGTGGCACGTGTTCGTGCCCAACTGGCTGGTGGATCGCGAGCCCGACCACTCGCTGCTGCGTGGCGGCGACGACCGCGAGCCGCCGATCAGCGGTGAGCCGCGGTGA
- a CDS encoding CDP-alcohol phosphatidyltransferase family protein, which translates to MALDAHGRDLLRRIIDPVGVGLARLGITANWVTAAGLVLTAVAAGLVVTGRFAAGGGLLVAGGLADAVDGAVARARGAESPAGGFFDSVADRISDGVMLAAIAWAVRDQPATFAAAALALVAAQVTSYVRAKAESLGASCTVGIVERAERAIAIIVALIFHRWLMVPVLWLLAVGGTATVVQRIVHVVRKLDRQPAGAQR; encoded by the coding sequence GTGGCTCTCGACGCCCACGGTCGCGACCTGTTGCGCCGCATCATCGACCCGGTCGGCGTGGGCCTGGCACGGCTGGGGATCACCGCCAACTGGGTGACCGCGGCAGGGCTGGTTCTCACCGCCGTGGCCGCCGGCCTGGTCGTGACCGGCCGGTTCGCGGCGGGCGGAGGTTTGCTGGTCGCCGGTGGCCTGGCGGACGCCGTCGACGGAGCGGTGGCTCGCGCAAGGGGAGCAGAGAGCCCCGCCGGTGGGTTCTTCGACTCGGTCGCCGACCGCATCTCCGACGGGGTGATGCTCGCGGCGATCGCCTGGGCCGTCCGTGATCAGCCGGCCACGTTCGCCGCTGCGGCGCTGGCGCTGGTCGCCGCGCAGGTCACCAGCTACGTCCGCGCCAAGGCGGAGTCGCTGGGCGCGAGCTGCACGGTCGGGATCGTCGAACGTGCCGAACGCGCCATCGCGATCATCGTGGCGCTCATCTTCCACCGCTGGCTGATGGTCCCGGTCCTGTGGCTGCTAGCGGTCGGAGGGACGGCCACTGTGGTGCAGCGCATCGTCCACGTCGTGCGCAAGCTCGACCGCCAACCCGCCGGGGCGCAGCGATGA
- a CDS encoding elongation factor G → MSKDLSVPTEKLRNVLLLGHTGTGKTTLTEALLEAAGLIGRRGSTADGAATLDFEPEEQDRHHTLGLAMAAIPWRGYKLNLLDAPGGAEAIGDAYSALAAADVAVFVVDATAGVQPQHEELWAACDEVSLPRVVFLNKLDKDTAGFQRSVDELRQRYGRALAPVHMPIGIGPDFTGVIDLLHFTAVQLKDGERVEQEVPAERRAQAETNREFLVEAIVENDDDLLERYLEGDVPDAKELGAVFARGMARSGFYPLLCGSAELALGVYLLADFVVDQCPSPTDRAAVATTTDGATTATVVKTFSDPYVGRINLLRVLSGMLTADDHLIDARTGSELRMHQLFTLRGKEQIPVSQVPAGDLVAVAKLDDVLTGDVLHAKGATPPQVAAVEAPEPYFRVAVTPHSAGDEDKLSTGLARIVEEDASLRVERDPVTHQMVLRAYGPTHVDVTRRRLQRKFGVEVEQSPPKIAYRETLKGRAQGLGRHVKQTGGHGQYGIAHVEVEPLPRGAGFVFEDAIVGGVIPNQFIASVEKGVLEAMQRGVLAGCPVVDVKVRLFDGKHHSVDSSDMAFQMAGIVAFKDAAGKAGVKLLEPVLEVDVSIPDDLTGDVMGDLSARRGRIQGTDPAGPARQMVHALVPEAEMLTYVAELRALTSGRGTVAMRYHHHQEVPDHIAQRIAAQADSDRQD, encoded by the coding sequence ATGTCGAAGGATCTGAGCGTCCCCACCGAGAAGCTGCGCAACGTGCTGCTCCTCGGGCACACGGGGACGGGCAAGACCACCTTGACGGAGGCCCTTCTGGAGGCCGCCGGCCTGATCGGACGCCGGGGAAGTACGGCCGACGGCGCGGCAACGCTCGACTTCGAACCTGAGGAGCAGGACCGCCACCACACGCTGGGCTTGGCGATGGCTGCGATCCCCTGGCGTGGCTACAAGCTGAACCTGCTCGACGCGCCAGGCGGTGCCGAAGCCATCGGCGACGCCTACTCCGCGCTCGCCGCGGCCGACGTGGCGGTCTTCGTGGTCGACGCCACCGCCGGCGTCCAGCCGCAGCACGAGGAGCTGTGGGCGGCCTGCGACGAGGTGTCGCTGCCGCGGGTGGTGTTCCTCAACAAGCTCGACAAGGACACCGCCGGTTTCCAACGCAGCGTCGATGAGCTCCGCCAGCGGTACGGCCGGGCGTTGGCTCCAGTGCACATGCCGATCGGGATCGGGCCCGACTTCACCGGTGTGATCGACCTGCTGCACTTCACCGCGGTGCAGCTGAAGGACGGCGAGCGGGTCGAGCAGGAGGTCCCGGCCGAGCGCCGCGCACAGGCCGAGACCAACCGCGAGTTCCTGGTCGAGGCGATCGTCGAGAACGATGACGACCTGCTCGAACGCTACCTGGAAGGCGACGTCCCCGACGCCAAGGAACTCGGCGCGGTCTTCGCCCGCGGGATGGCCCGCTCGGGGTTCTACCCGTTGCTGTGCGGCTCGGCGGAGCTGGCCCTCGGCGTGTACCTCCTCGCGGACTTCGTGGTCGATCAGTGCCCGTCGCCGACCGACCGTGCCGCCGTCGCCACCACCACCGACGGCGCCACCACCGCAACGGTCGTCAAGACGTTCTCCGATCCCTACGTCGGTCGCATCAACCTGTTGCGGGTGCTGTCGGGGATGCTCACCGCGGACGACCACCTGATCGACGCGCGTACCGGGAGCGAGCTGCGCATGCACCAGCTGTTCACGCTGCGCGGCAAGGAACAGATCCCGGTGTCGCAGGTGCCCGCCGGCGACCTGGTGGCGGTCGCCAAGCTCGACGACGTGCTCACCGGTGACGTCCTGCACGCCAAAGGCGCCACGCCTCCGCAGGTCGCGGCGGTCGAAGCGCCCGAGCCGTACTTCCGCGTGGCGGTCACGCCTCACAGTGCCGGCGACGAGGACAAGCTGTCCACCGGCCTGGCGCGGATCGTCGAGGAGGACGCCAGCCTCCGGGTCGAACGTGACCCCGTCACCCACCAGATGGTGCTCCGCGCGTACGGACCGACGCACGTGGACGTGACGCGCCGACGCCTGCAGCGCAAGTTCGGCGTGGAGGTGGAACAGTCCCCGCCGAAGATCGCCTACCGCGAAACGCTGAAGGGCCGCGCGCAGGGGCTGGGGCGCCACGTCAAGCAGACCGGTGGGCACGGCCAGTACGGCATCGCACACGTCGAGGTGGAGCCGCTGCCGCGCGGTGCGGGGTTCGTGTTCGAGGACGCCATCGTGGGCGGAGTGATCCCCAACCAGTTCATCGCCTCGGTCGAGAAGGGGGTGCTCGAGGCGATGCAGCGGGGGGTGCTCGCCGGCTGCCCGGTCGTGGACGTCAAGGTCCGCCTGTTCGACGGCAAGCACCACTCGGTTGACTCGTCGGACATGGCGTTCCAGATGGCCGGGATCGTCGCGTTCAAGGACGCCGCCGGCAAGGCGGGCGTGAAGCTCCTCGAGCCGGTGCTGGAGGTGGACGTCTCGATCCCCGACGACCTGACGGGGGACGTGATGGGCGACCTGTCGGCGCGACGGGGACGTATCCAGGGCACGGACCCGGCCGGGCCGGCACGGCAGATGGTGCACGCGCTGGTGCCCGAGGCCGAGATGCTCACCTACGTCGCGGAACTGCGGGCGCTCACGTCCGGGCGCGGCACGGTGGCGATGCGGTACCACCACCACCAGGAGGTCCCCGACCACATCGCCCAGAGGATCGCCGCGCAGGCCGACAGCGACCGCCAGGACTGA
- a CDS encoding HIT domain-containing protein encodes MWGRVVRTPEAGQPPPVDGIQRLWAPWRFGYIAGGDPVDGCPFCVLPGRGPDRDRENLIVYRGERCYVIFNAYPYNPGHLMVVPFAHTANLEDLDEPTAAELWELGRRCVAVVKDRLDAEGVNLGMNLGAAAGAGISDHLHLHAVPRWLGDTNFVSVIGATRILPRALTELYDELAPAFG; translated from the coding sequence ATGTGGGGTCGGGTGGTGCGCACGCCCGAGGCCGGTCAGCCCCCGCCTGTGGACGGGATCCAGCGGCTGTGGGCGCCGTGGCGGTTCGGGTACATCGCCGGTGGTGACCCGGTCGACGGTTGCCCGTTCTGCGTGCTGCCCGGCCGTGGACCCGACCGCGACCGCGAGAACCTGATCGTGTACCGCGGGGAGCGCTGCTACGTGATCTTCAACGCCTACCCCTACAACCCCGGTCACCTGATGGTGGTTCCGTTCGCCCACACCGCCAACCTCGAGGACCTCGATGAGCCCACCGCCGCGGAGCTGTGGGAGCTCGGGCGGCGCTGTGTCGCCGTGGTCAAGGATCGGCTCGACGCCGAGGGCGTCAACCTCGGCATGAACCTGGGAGCCGCTGCCGGGGCGGGCATCAGCGATCACCTCCACCTGCACGCGGTGCCGCGCTGGCTCGGCGACACCAACTTCGTGTCGGTGATCGGGGCGACCCGGATCCTGCCGCGGGCGCTCACCGAGCTGTACGACGAGCTGGCGCCCGCCTTCGGCTGA
- the thrS gene encoding threonine--tRNA ligase, translating into MPERRCHVSADSRPTARELLAERGQLQGRVVAALVTTGSGPPEDWDLDRPVPDDAHVEPIQVGTDRGRAILRHSVAHLMAQAVTQLYPHAKFAIGPPIEDGFYYDFDVDQPFTPDDLERIEDRMRDLVREKQRFERDELSRDEALRLFADQPYKREIIERLDPSEVEVVTEDGRRVGPAGHGQTGGTVTVYRNVIEQDGQVRERWADLCRGPHLPDSGWVPAFKLLRTAGAYWRGDESQPMLQRIYGTAWESRRALDEHLRRLDEARKRDHRKLGPQLELVHFAEELGPGMTIWLPKGAIVRKQMEDWAREEHLRRGYQPVYTPHVAKGMLWETSGHLDYYRENMFPAMELENLEYYAKPMNCPFHILAYQSRVRSYRELPLRLAELGTVYRFEKSGVVNAMLRARGFTQDDSHIFCTRDQVVDEVVAVIRFTLDLYRDFGFGRPSRVAVSTRPEKAIGRDEDWDVAEKALVDAVQRAGLDYQLDAGEGAFYGPKIDMHARDAIGREWQLTTIQVDFNLPERFDVTYVGEDGQHHRPFMIHRALFGSIERFFAVMLESFNGAFPLWLAPVQVAVVPVAADFAGYANAVADAVRDAGLRVEVDDSDDTLGNKIRKGQIDKIPYLAVVGGREEEARTVSVRPYQGDQRSGIGLAEWVTELTAEVRERRAGAPSGG; encoded by the coding sequence ATGCCCGAGAGGAGGTGCCACGTGAGCGCTGACAGCCGACCCACCGCCCGAGAGCTCCTGGCCGAGCGCGGTCAGCTCCAGGGCCGGGTCGTTGCCGCCCTGGTCACCACCGGCTCCGGCCCGCCCGAGGACTGGGACCTCGACCGGCCTGTCCCCGACGACGCGCACGTGGAGCCCATCCAGGTCGGCACCGACCGCGGCCGGGCGATCCTGCGCCACTCCGTCGCGCACCTGATGGCCCAAGCGGTCACGCAGCTGTACCCCCACGCCAAGTTCGCGATCGGCCCGCCGATCGAGGACGGCTTCTACTACGACTTCGACGTCGACCAGCCGTTCACACCGGACGATCTCGAGCGCATCGAGGACCGGATGCGTGACCTCGTCCGCGAGAAGCAACGCTTCGAACGCGACGAGCTGTCCCGCGACGAGGCGCTGCGGCTTTTCGCCGACCAGCCGTACAAGCGCGAGATCATCGAGCGACTCGACCCATCGGAGGTCGAGGTCGTCACCGAGGACGGGCGTCGCGTCGGGCCCGCCGGCCACGGCCAGACCGGCGGAACCGTCACCGTCTACCGCAACGTCATCGAACAAGACGGTCAGGTCCGGGAGCGCTGGGCCGACCTGTGTCGCGGACCACACCTGCCCGACAGCGGCTGGGTGCCGGCGTTCAAGCTGCTACGCACCGCCGGGGCGTACTGGCGTGGCGACGAGTCACAACCGATGCTGCAGCGTATCTACGGCACCGCATGGGAGTCGCGGAGAGCCCTCGACGAGCACCTGCGCCGCCTGGACGAGGCCCGCAAGCGCGACCATCGCAAGCTCGGGCCGCAGCTGGAGCTGGTGCACTTCGCCGAGGAGCTCGGCCCTGGCATGACCATCTGGCTCCCCAAGGGGGCGATCGTCCGCAAACAGATGGAGGACTGGGCCCGCGAGGAGCACCTGCGACGCGGCTACCAGCCGGTGTACACGCCCCACGTCGCCAAGGGGATGCTGTGGGAGACCTCCGGCCACCTGGATTACTACCGCGAGAACATGTTCCCGGCGATGGAGCTCGAGAACCTCGAGTACTACGCCAAGCCGATGAACTGCCCGTTCCACATCCTGGCGTACCAGTCGAGGGTTCGCTCCTACCGGGAGCTCCCGCTGCGACTCGCGGAGCTCGGGACGGTCTACCGTTTCGAGAAGTCCGGTGTCGTGAACGCGATGCTCCGTGCCCGCGGGTTCACCCAGGACGACTCGCACATCTTCTGCACCCGCGACCAGGTGGTCGACGAGGTCGTCGCGGTGATCCGCTTCACCCTCGACCTCTACCGCGATTTCGGCTTCGGCCGCCCCTCACGGGTGGCGGTGTCGACCAGACCTGAGAAGGCGATCGGCCGCGACGAGGACTGGGACGTGGCCGAGAAGGCGCTGGTCGATGCGGTGCAGCGTGCCGGCCTCGACTATCAGCTCGACGCCGGAGAGGGCGCCTTCTACGGGCCGAAGATCGACATGCATGCCCGCGACGCGATCGGTCGCGAGTGGCAGCTCACCACCATCCAGGTGGACTTCAACCTCCCCGAGCGGTTCGACGTGACCTACGTCGGTGAGGACGGACAACACCACCGGCCGTTCATGATCCACCGGGCGCTGTTCGGTTCGATCGAGCGGTTCTTCGCCGTGATGCTCGAGTCGTTCAACGGGGCGTTCCCGCTGTGGCTGGCTCCGGTCCAGGTGGCGGTCGTCCCGGTGGCGGCCGACTTCGCCGGGTACGCCAACGCGGTCGCCGACGCCGTCCGCGACGCTGGCCTGCGGGTCGAGGTCGACGACTCCGACGACACCCTGGGCAACAAGATCCGCAAGGGGCAGATCGACAAGATCCCGTACCTGGCGGTGGTCGGGGGCCGCGAGGAGGAAGCCCGCACGGTGTCGGTCCGCCCCTACCAGGGCGATCAGCGCTCCGGGATCGGGCTCGCCGAGTGGGTCACCGAGCTGACCGCCGAGGTGCGCGAGCGTCGCGCCGGCGCCCCGTCGGGAGGCTGA
- a CDS encoding anti-sigma factor, with the protein MAESHQRYEDLALAHVLGGLDSQDSAEFRAHLLSCRDCRLRVAELRDLAAELAATERQERRRAAVATETVRRVDHHDADDRSRWERWSRPALRVGAVLATMVVLTVLFWNYHLRRVTGNYEAVVERQAEVLSILASGDPLDVRTSAGVTGAAAVSDGHLAVSLEAFPELGEDEVVVLWRVDDGRASVVDVGRAPQDGAVPFAMQVADADAVVVTVESASQRPTAPGNRQLAEVRLPPGD; encoded by the coding sequence ATGGCCGAGTCCCACCAGCGGTACGAGGACCTCGCCCTTGCTCACGTCCTGGGCGGCCTGGATTCGCAGGACTCCGCGGAGTTCCGCGCGCACCTGCTCAGCTGCCGCGACTGCCGGTTACGTGTCGCGGAGCTACGTGACCTGGCGGCCGAGCTGGCAGCCACCGAGCGCCAGGAGCGTCGCCGCGCCGCCGTCGCGACCGAGACGGTTCGGCGCGTCGATCACCACGACGCAGACGACCGCTCGCGGTGGGAACGCTGGTCGCGGCCGGCGCTCCGCGTCGGTGCCGTCCTGGCCACGATGGTCGTGCTGACGGTCCTGTTCTGGAACTACCACCTGCGTCGCGTCACCGGTAATTACGAGGCGGTGGTGGAGCGTCAGGCCGAGGTCCTGTCCATCCTCGCGTCCGGCGACCCGCTCGACGTGCGCACGTCGGCTGGTGTGACCGGTGCGGCGGCGGTGTCCGACGGTCACCTGGCCGTGAGCCTCGAGGCCTTCCCTGAGCTCGGTGAAGACGAGGTGGTGGTGCTCTGGCGGGTCGACGACGGCCGTGCCAGCGTGGTGGACGTGGGCCGCGCCCCGCAGGACGGCGCCGTCCCGTTCGCGATGCAGGTCGCGGACGCCGACGCGGTCGTGGTCACCGTCGAGTCGGCCAGCCAGCGTCCCACCGCGCCCGGCAACCGCCAGCTCGCCGAGGTCCGTCTCCCGCCCGGCGATTGA
- the add gene encoding adenosine deaminase: MTRPDAALGARTLRSLPKVELHVHLEGSVAVDTAIELARRHGEDPDRVLPLVGRRYPSRFHGFDRFVHLYLAVSRLLRSADDLATVAAAFARHQADQGVRYAEVTFTAVTHVRNGMPPRAMWAAVRDGLADGGRDVDLRLVVDARRDEGVAHANETVGLVESADAPVVGLGLTGVEGSYPERDFAVLRRAADRLELGLTVHAGETGSPGNVRDALDDLGADRIGHGIASVHDPALLARLVRDQVPLEVCPSSNVALGVVGSLDEHPFPQLWHAGADVTINSDDPPLFSTTLTDELRHATRLAGLRPSDLAELQRRAARAAFAPRDVRARLVAEIDEWESTADHGRA, translated from the coding sequence GTGACGCGGCCGGACGCTGCCCTCGGTGCCCGCACGCTGCGGTCCCTGCCCAAGGTCGAGCTGCACGTGCACCTGGAGGGCAGCGTCGCCGTCGACACCGCCATCGAGCTGGCACGGCGACACGGGGAGGACCCCGACCGGGTCCTGCCGCTGGTGGGCAGGCGCTACCCCAGCCGGTTCCACGGCTTCGATCGGTTCGTGCACCTGTACCTCGCCGTCAGCCGTCTGCTGCGCAGTGCCGATGACCTGGCGACGGTCGCAGCGGCGTTCGCGCGGCACCAGGCCGACCAGGGTGTGCGGTACGCCGAGGTGACGTTCACCGCGGTCACCCACGTGCGCAACGGCATGCCGCCCCGCGCGATGTGGGCGGCGGTGCGCGACGGGCTCGCCGACGGCGGGCGCGACGTCGATCTGCGTCTGGTCGTCGATGCCAGACGTGACGAGGGCGTGGCCCACGCCAACGAGACCGTGGGGCTGGTCGAGTCGGCGGACGCCCCGGTGGTCGGACTCGGTCTGACCGGCGTCGAGGGTTCCTACCCGGAGCGCGACTTCGCCGTCCTGCGCCGGGCGGCGGACCGGCTGGAGCTGGGGCTGACCGTCCACGCCGGCGAGACCGGCAGCCCCGGCAACGTGCGCGACGCCCTCGACGACCTCGGCGCCGACCGCATCGGACACGGCATCGCCTCCGTGCACGACCCCGCGCTCCTGGCCAGGCTTGTCCGCGACCAGGTGCCGCTGGAGGTGTGCCCGTCGTCGAACGTGGCACTGGGCGTGGTGGGATCACTCGACGAGCACCCGTTCCCGCAGCTGTGGCACGCCGGAGCCGACGTCACCATCAACAGCGACGACCCGCCGTTGTTCTCCACAACGCTGACCGACGAGCTGCGCCACGCCACCCGGCTGGCGGGCCTGCGGCCCTCCGACCTGGCGGAGCTGCAGCGCCGTGCCGCCCGGGCGGCGTTCGCTCCCCGCGACGTGCGTGCGCGGTTGGTGGCGGAGATCGACGAGTGGGAGTCCACCGCCGACCACGGACGGGCGTGA
- a CDS encoding DUF2993 domain-containing protein has translation MRIIKWMLLGVVVLAVLVELAVPRFAAARIEAGVRERVRDAAGIDARLGDFPVVTRYLVTGKVDEVRVVLRDVVRQEVPFTRVRFDLDGVSLDRAALVRGEVEVTDMDTGRVTAQIDTSDLGPAGEQIPDRVDVAGRQLRLGEAVRVAIPDELVPCPPRAEVEPGQVVLTCTLDQVPSILVRAVG, from the coding sequence GTGCGGATCATCAAGTGGATGCTGCTCGGGGTGGTGGTCCTCGCCGTGCTGGTCGAGCTGGCCGTCCCACGCTTCGCCGCAGCCAGGATCGAGGCCGGCGTTCGCGAGCGGGTGCGCGACGCGGCGGGCATCGACGCCCGTCTGGGCGACTTCCCGGTCGTGACCCGTTACCTGGTCACCGGGAAGGTCGACGAGGTGCGGGTGGTCCTGCGCGACGTCGTCCGCCAGGAGGTGCCCTTCACCCGGGTCCGCTTCGACCTGGACGGCGTGTCGCTGGACCGCGCTGCGCTCGTCCGCGGCGAGGTCGAGGTGACCGACATGGACACCGGGCGCGTGACCGCACAGATCGACACCTCGGACCTCGGCCCCGCCGGTGAGCAGATCCCCGACCGGGTGGACGTGGCGGGGCGCCAGCTCCGGCTGGGCGAGGCGGTCCGGGTCGCGATCCCCGACGAGCTGGTGCCATGCCCACCCCGGGCGGAAGTCGAGCCCGGACAGGTGGTCCTCACCTGCACCCTCGACCAGGTCCCGTCGATCCTGGTCCGCGCGGTCGGCTGA
- a CDS encoding prolipoprotein diacylglyceryl transferase, with amino-acid sequence MLTLAVLLVADLTWPILERIPIAGDLAVSPHGIGTAAGFLVGAVLLLRRTERRGIADVYVHDIPAAVNDLLVRALIGAVIGARAFYVLTHFDQYARDPIAILRVWEGGLTLLGGLAGAILAALPQVRRAGYRFDLLMDSAAPGLAAGIAIGRLGDLAIGDHLGDPAGGWPLAWRCTGNYWDRATNTLRAFGDPVPPQAGPPYAGQTQGCFDVAVHQTALYDLVQAGLLLALLLWLERKPRWNGFLITVFVYWYAAARFVSDFLRQDRRLLGLTGSQYAALAAIAALTVFLRWRRPWQRRPWVWDPPDFPHAPPRRDDHAGDT; translated from the coding sequence GTGCTGACGCTGGCCGTGCTCCTCGTGGCCGACCTGACCTGGCCGATCCTCGAGCGCATCCCGATCGCGGGAGACCTCGCCGTCTCCCCTCACGGCATCGGGACCGCCGCGGGGTTCCTGGTCGGGGCCGTCCTGCTGCTGCGCCGCACGGAGCGACGCGGGATCGCCGACGTCTACGTGCACGACATCCCCGCCGCGGTCAACGACCTGCTGGTCCGGGCGCTGATCGGTGCGGTGATCGGTGCGCGCGCGTTCTACGTCCTGACCCACTTCGACCAGTACGCCCGCGATCCGATCGCGATCCTGCGCGTGTGGGAAGGGGGCCTCACGCTCCTGGGCGGACTCGCCGGTGCCATCCTGGCCGCCCTCCCGCAGGTGCGCCGCGCCGGCTACCGCTTCGACCTGCTGATGGACTCGGCCGCCCCGGGGCTCGCGGCCGGGATCGCGATCGGGCGGTTGGGGGACCTGGCGATCGGCGACCACCTGGGTGACCCGGCAGGCGGGTGGCCACTGGCGTGGCGGTGTACCGGGAACTACTGGGATCGAGCCACCAACACGCTGCGGGCCTTCGGCGACCCTGTGCCCCCACAGGCCGGGCCGCCGTACGCCGGGCAGACCCAGGGCTGCTTCGACGTGGCGGTGCATCAGACGGCTCTCTACGACCTCGTTCAGGCCGGGCTGCTCCTGGCTCTCCTGCTGTGGTTGGAGCGCAAGCCCCGCTGGAACGGCTTCCTCATCACGGTCTTCGTGTACTGGTACGCCGCCGCCCGCTTCGTCTCGGACTTCCTGCGTCAGGACCGGCGCCTGCTGGGGCTGACCGGTTCGCAGTACGCTGCGCTGGCCGCGATCGCCGCCCTGACCGTGTTCCTGCGCTGGCGCCGGCCGTGGCAGCGGCGACCTTGGGTGTGGGACCCCCCCGACTTCCCGCACGCCCCGCCACGCCGCGACGATCACGCCGGCGACACGTGA